The Rhodothermaceae bacterium genome includes a region encoding these proteins:
- a CDS encoding UMP kinase: MQDSQPKQPIYKRVLVKLSGEALLGDQAFGIDSTVLSAWAKDLEAVVQSGIELAIVIGGGNISRGVMTTAHGMTRAHGDYMGMLATMINAMALQDALEHLHLETRLLSSIKMEEIAEPFIRRRAIRHLEKGRVVIFGGGTGSPYFTTDTAAALRALEIDADVFVKATRVDGIYSADPEVHEKAEHFAQIAGHEVIRQGLRVMDKTAFTLCEESKMPIVVCNVNEPGNLQRIVFGEKVGSYVHWD, from the coding sequence ATGCAAGACTCGCAGCCGAAACAACCTATTTACAAACGGGTCCTGGTAAAACTCAGTGGCGAAGCTCTTCTAGGAGATCAAGCTTTCGGGATTGATTCCACTGTGCTCTCTGCCTGGGCAAAAGACCTGGAGGCTGTGGTCCAAAGTGGCATCGAACTGGCCATCGTAATCGGCGGCGGAAATATTTCCAGGGGTGTTATGACCACAGCTCACGGAATGACCCGGGCTCATGGTGACTACATGGGGATGCTGGCAACGATGATCAACGCCATGGCTCTGCAGGATGCTCTGGAGCATTTGCATCTTGAAACCCGGTTACTGTCGAGCATCAAGATGGAAGAGATTGCGGAGCCTTTTATTCGGCGACGGGCCATCCGCCACCTTGAAAAAGGTCGCGTGGTAATTTTTGGTGGCGGAACCGGTAGCCCATACTTTACCACAGATACCGCTGCTGCATTGCGGGCCCTGGAAATTGATGCGGACGTGTTTGTCAAGGCGACACGTGTAGATGGAATCTACTCTGCTGATCCTGAAGTGCATGAAAAAGCCGAACACTTCGCGCAGATTGCCGGGCATGAAGTGATTCGCCAGGGGCTGAGGGTCATGGATAAAACTGCATTCACCTTGTGTGAGGAGTCCAAGATGCCGATTGTTGTGTGCAATGTGAACGAACCGGGTAATCTGCAAAGGATCGTCTTTGGTGAGAAAGTGGGCTCTTACGTACATTGGGACTAG